In Spirosoma pollinicola, the genomic window CGAGACTATAAAGGAGCGCATATTCCTTCCGTTGGGTATGAACCGCACAGCCCCCAAGCGGGGATACATAACCGATGCCAACGTCACGAAACCGCATTACAACATCAACGATACCATTAAGGTAATTGAATACGGTACCGATAGCGAAGTTGGTTCGGCGGGCGCGGTCTGGTCCTCAGCCGACGACATCAGCAAGTGGATGATCTGCATGCTCGACAGTAGCAAATACAGTGGAGGCCGTTTGCTCAAGCCCGAAACCTGGACCGAAATCTTTACGCCACAAACCTTTTTTCCGGAGGACGAATACCCCACCATGCAACTTCTGAAACCCAACTGGCGTACCTACGGACTGGGCTGGTATCAGCATGATTATAAGGGCAAAAAGGTGAACTTTCATACCGGTAGTTTGTCGGGGCTGACGGCCATAATCGGACTGTTGCCGGACGAGAAACTAGGCGTCTATGTATTTGGGAATTACGACCACGCCGAACTTCGTCATGCGCTGATGTACAAGGCTTTCGATTGGTTTGCGCTGGGAGGTAACCGCGACTGGAGCGCCGAGTTTAAGGTGCTGTATTCGACGATTAGAGAAGAGGGTAAGAAAGCACAAAAGGATTTTGATGCCAAACGTGTGCTAAACACATCGCCATCGTTGCCCCTGAGTCAATATGCCGGAACCTATACGAGTCCACTCTATGGAAAAGCGGATATTAGTGTGACTGGTAATCAGTTAGCCATCAATGTAAATGACAATGCGCTGATCGCCAGCCTTCCACATTGGCACTACGATACGTTTTATGGGCCCTATAAAAAGGCGTGGTATGGTAAAGCCAGAGCCCGGTTTACCCTGAATTCGCTGGGCAAAATTGACACGCTGTTTTTCGACGGGATGGAGTAAAGGAAACAATAGATAATGTAGAATGAATAATGTAGAGTGAGCAATAGATAAAGTCTTGATTTTCAAGTCTTTGTCTATTGCTCACTCTACATTATTCATTCTACATTATCTATTGTTTCCTTTACATTGTCCGTTTTAACCCGCGTCGGGCTAAACCCGCACTGATTAAAATTAGGACAGCGGCCAGATAAAAGGGTGCACCGGGCAGGTAGATCGGAGCGGCTGGTGAGGTGAAAAACGAGAATAGATTTGTCATGATGAGCGGCCCGAAAATGGACGTTGTGCTGGTTAAGCTGGTTAAGGCTCCCTGCAATTCACCTTGTTCATTGGCGGGCACCTGGTTCGAAATCAGACCTTGAATGGACGGTCCCGCAATACCGCCCGTCGCATACACCATCATAAAGGCAAACATCATCCAGCTTTGGGTGGCCATCCCAAACAACGCAAATCCGAGTGCACTGAACATCAGTCCAACATAGACGGATCGCTGCTGACCCAGTTTAGGGATAATAATCCGGCTCAAGCCC contains:
- a CDS encoding serine hydrolase; this translates as MRKVLLFIFASTTFTALAQKQISPKQIQEFDAYVEAARKQWAVPGLSIAVVKDNKVIFEKGYGVRELTVDKFERVDTQTLFACASTTKAMTVALVGMLVDEGKLAWNDPVSKYLPELQLYDPYVTRELKIRDLLIHDTGVGSTDFMTGAMTITVNEMFRRMELVKPSYPFRAGFAYQNTFYSAAGRIIERIAGKTWAETIKERIFLPLGMNRTAPKRGYITDANVTKPHYNINDTIKVIEYGTDSEVGSAGAVWSSADDISKWMICMLDSSKYSGGRLLKPETWTEIFTPQTFFPEDEYPTMQLLKPNWRTYGLGWYQHDYKGKKVNFHTGSLSGLTAIIGLLPDEKLGVYVFGNYDHAELRHALMYKAFDWFALGGNRDWSAEFKVLYSTIREEGKKAQKDFDAKRVLNTSPSLPLSQYAGTYTSPLYGKADISVTGNQLAINVNDNALIASLPHWHYDTFYGPYKKAWYGKARARFTLNSLGKIDTLFFDGME